A window from Rana temporaria chromosome 8, aRanTem1.1, whole genome shotgun sequence encodes these proteins:
- the LOC120909874 gene encoding gastrula zinc finger protein XlCGF26.1-like, with product MMENQLPLTPLDGSSNRNPPERCPRPLYSRDSTQEHQEIRQGHVENHVIAIKEEHTDEDGMYVKDEEHCQGDRIPLETSTDGSSNRNPPERCSSPLYPQDSTQDDHNMSNNDLNENLIIKVEVKEEDDLSGNESNKEEAIPREISTDGRYRTLKMRTRRLTAPNGEKRKSRIGKPFSCGDCGKRFSQRSQLNYHRRVHTEKPYSCPDCRKCFRQKNHLLRHQITHMGEKPYSCPECGKLFTQKASLGKHQALHSGEKPYSCSDCGKSYRQKSTLVKHQQVSIKKKPFSCDDCGKCFEKKSILIGHQRTHTGEKPFTCAECGRSFALRSTLLVHQSIHSGDKPLSCSLCGKGFLHKSRLILHLRVHTGERPFSCSECGKCFMRKARLVEHQRRHTGEKPYSCSECGQRFTERQLLNFHQKKHADKSQNSCMICGRCFIHKSSLVKHWKIHTGEKPFSCGECGKSFAHKSHLDRHQNIHTGERPFSCDECGETFRWKTSFVEHQAMHSGKRPFSCSDCRKCFAHKSQLERHQRVHTGEKPFNCAECGKCFRWKADMVCHQATHSSENPYSCPDCGRSFTRKSSLNRHQKKQLCAKPV from the exons GAGAACCATGTGATTGCCATTAAAGAGGAACATACAGATGAAGATGGGATGTATGTGAAGGACGAGGAGCACTGTCAAGGGGATAGAATTCCTCTGGAGACGAGCACAG atggatccagtaacagAAATCCCCCAGAGAGATGCTCCAGTCCTCTTTATCctcaggattccacacaggaTGATCATAACATGTCAAACAATGACCTG AATGAAAACCTGATTATTAAAGTCGAGGTGAAGGAAGAAGATGATCTATCTGGCAACGAGTCAAATAAGGAGGAGGCAATTCCTagagagatcagcacag ATGGACGATACAGAACATTGAAAATGCGGACACGTCGCCTCACTGCTCCGAATGGAGAAAAG AGAAAATCAAGAATCGGTAAGCCGTTCTCTTGCGGCGACTGCGGAAAGAGGTTTTCACAGAGGTCCCAGTTAAACTATCACCGGCGGGTACACACAGAGAAGCCCTACTCATGTCCTGATTGCAGAAAATGTTTCAGGCAAAAAAATCATCTACTCCGGCATCAGATCAcccacatgggggagaagccatacTCGTGTCCGGAATGTGGGAAGCTTTTTACCCAGAAGGCCTCTCTTGGCAAACACCAGGCTTTACATTCGGGGGAGAAGCCCTATTCATGCTCAGACTGCGGGAAGTCCTACCGGCAGAAATCAACGCTGGTCAAACATCAGCAGGTCTCCATAAAGAAGAAGCCATTCTCCTGCGATGACTGCGGGAAATGCTTTGAGAAGAAGTCCATCCTCATTGGGCATCAGAGGACCCACACGGGCGAAAAGCCATTTACCTGCGCTGAGTGCGGAAGGAGCTTCGCTTTGCGCTCGACTCTCCTGGTCCATCAGTCCATCCACTCGGGTGACAAGCCGCTCTCATGTTCCCTCTGTGGAAAGGGCTTTCTCCACAAGTCCCGTCTTATCCTCCATCTCAGAGTCCACACGGGGGAGAGGCCCTTCTCCTGCTCGGAATGCGGGAAGTGTTTTATGCGCAAAGCCCGGCTGGTTGAACATCAGAGGcgccacacgggagagaagccatattcATGCTCTGAATGTGGCCAGAGATTCACGGAGAGGCAGTTGCTCAACTTCCATCAGAAGAAGCATGCTGATAAGAGCCAGAACTCATGCATGATCTGCGGCAGATGCTTCATACACAAGTCCAGCTTGGTCAAACACTGGAAAATCCATACCggtgagaagccgttttcctgcggCGAATGTGGGAAGAGCTTTGCTCATAAATCGCACTTGGACCGCCACCAAAACATCCACACCGGCGAGAGGCCTTTTTCCTGTGATGAGTGCGGAGAAACCTTTCGGTGGAAGACCTCCTTCGTCGAACACCAAGCCATGCATTCGGGCAAGAGGCCGTTCTCCTGTTCGGACTGCAGGAAATGCTTTGCGCACAAATCGCAGCTAGAAAGgcaccagagggttcacactggggaAAAACCCTTTAACTGCGCAGAGTGCGGCAAGTGTTTCCGGTGGAAGGCCGACATGGTCTGCCACCAGGCCACGCACAGTAGTGAGAATCCATATTCATGTCCAGATTGTGGAAGATCCTTCACCAGGAAGTCTTCCCTCAACAGGCATCAGAAAAAGCAACTGTGTGCCAAACCAGTTTGA